A single Rubrivivax gelatinosus IL144 DNA region contains:
- a CDS encoding ABC transporter ATP-binding protein yields MDLRLPETATPLAQLCAVSKSYKTAGGHELKVLDDIDLAVGRGEFVALLGQSGSGKSTILRCLVGLVEPSTGRVLAGGRPLAGVNRDASVVFQTFALYPWLTVAQNVAVGLMSRPMALAERDAAIDRAIELIGLGNHHAAYPRELSGGMRQRVGIARALVSQPRLLCLDEAFSALDVLTAENLRQELLALWRTPGGGPDSVFMVTHNIEEAVEMATRIVVVFPRPGRIGLVLENKLPYPRDARDPEFQRLVQLIHDAITRTALPDLPPETATAGQPISRARPRMEAIPLVAVGQILGLLSILNDAPELSNIYDISDEIGREFGDTIAIVKAAEILELIETPKDQVRFTELGRRFVAASGEERRRIFAAQVFKLRIFHVLLALLREHEAVDADQVIHEIATALPYENPERSFETMVAWGRYAGLMDFNAKTRKLFVPGAEDLPAEIAG; encoded by the coding sequence ATGGATCTGCGCCTGCCCGAAACCGCCACGCCGCTGGCCCAGCTGTGCGCGGTCAGCAAGTCCTACAAGACCGCCGGCGGCCACGAGCTGAAGGTGCTCGACGACATCGACCTGGCCGTCGGCCGCGGCGAGTTCGTCGCGCTGCTGGGCCAGTCGGGCTCGGGCAAGTCGACGATCCTGCGCTGCCTGGTCGGCCTGGTCGAGCCCAGCACCGGGCGGGTGCTGGCCGGCGGCCGGCCGCTGGCGGGCGTCAACCGCGACGCCTCGGTCGTGTTCCAGACCTTCGCGCTGTACCCCTGGCTGACGGTGGCGCAGAACGTCGCCGTCGGCCTGATGTCGCGGCCGATGGCGCTGGCCGAACGCGACGCCGCGATCGACCGCGCGATCGAGCTGATCGGCCTGGGCAACCACCACGCGGCCTATCCGCGCGAGCTGTCCGGCGGCATGCGCCAGCGCGTCGGCATCGCGCGGGCGCTGGTCTCGCAGCCGCGGCTGCTGTGCCTGGACGAGGCCTTCAGCGCGCTGGACGTGCTGACCGCCGAGAACCTGCGCCAGGAGCTGCTGGCGCTGTGGCGCACGCCCGGCGGCGGCCCGGACTCGGTGTTCATGGTCACGCACAACATCGAGGAGGCGGTGGAGATGGCGACGCGCATCGTCGTCGTCTTCCCGCGCCCGGGGCGCATCGGCCTGGTGCTGGAGAACAAGCTGCCGTACCCGCGCGACGCACGCGACCCGGAGTTCCAGCGCCTGGTGCAACTGATCCACGACGCGATCACGCGCACCGCGCTGCCCGACCTGCCGCCGGAGACGGCGACTGCCGGCCAGCCGATCTCGCGCGCGCGGCCGCGCATGGAGGCGATCCCGCTGGTCGCGGTGGGCCAGATCCTGGGCCTGCTGAGCATCCTCAACGACGCGCCGGAGCTGTCCAACATCTACGACATCTCCGACGAGATCGGGCGCGAGTTCGGCGACACCATCGCCATCGTCAAGGCCGCCGAGATCCTGGAGCTGATCGAGACGCCGAAGGACCAGGTGCGCTTCACCGAACTGGGCCGGCGTTTCGTCGCCGCCAGCGGCGAAGAACGGCGGCGCATCTTCGCCGCGCAGGTGTTCAAGCTGCGCATCTTCCACGTGCTGCTGGCGCTGCTGCGCGAGCACGAGGCGGTGGACGCCGACCAGGTGATCCACGAGATCGCCACCGCGCTGCCCTACGAGAACCCGGAGCGCAGCTTCGAGACCATGGTCGCCTGGGGCCGCTACGC
- a CDS encoding ABC transporter permease — MKSTAAQLAVTPPGRRFGWVDALVLLALIGLLWSALHVGRGMLVHFDAATMPALDPSPAAIPAYAARTLLRMWIAFGFSLLFAVAVGYLAAKNRVARALILPALDVLQSVPVLGFLSATVTGFMALFPGSLLGVECASIFAIFTSQVWNMAFGFHHALVAIPGEMQEAATVSGLNRWQRLRIVELPSAAHSLIWNGMMSFGGGWFFVAQSEAISVMNRDIKLPGLGSYMALALERGDTRAALYAVAAMLVLILVSDQLVWRPLLAWAERFKNELTDSGSAPSSWVYELLRGAYVFTWLDRHLRRPLADVLLRLHRPVAAAAPPPAWMRQAARAVGVVLLLWLAVEAVSWIAAAVAALHGALDRATLLQLAGLGGLTALRVTAMVLFASLVWTPVGVWIGLKPAVARFAQPLAQIGASFPVNMTFPWAVGFFVAHQVSLDWGSIALLAMGTQWYILFNVVAGASAIPNDLKEAARMSGLRGWALWRTLILPAVFPAWVTGACTAAGGAWNASIVAELASWGDTTLRAQGLGAFIADVTRRGDTPLIVASIAVMSLFVVATNKLVWRPLYAYAERRFKLE; from the coding sequence ATGAAGTCCACCGCCGCACAACTGGCCGTCACGCCGCCGGGCCGCCGCTTCGGGTGGGTCGACGCGCTGGTGCTGCTCGCCCTCATCGGCCTGCTGTGGTCGGCGCTGCACGTCGGCCGCGGCATGCTGGTGCACTTCGACGCCGCGACGATGCCGGCGCTGGACCCGTCGCCGGCGGCGATCCCGGCTTATGCCGCGCGCACGCTGCTGCGCATGTGGATCGCCTTCGGCTTCTCGCTGCTGTTCGCGGTGGCCGTCGGCTACCTCGCGGCCAAGAACCGCGTCGCGCGTGCGCTGATCCTGCCGGCGCTGGACGTGCTGCAGTCGGTGCCGGTGCTCGGTTTCCTGTCGGCGACGGTGACCGGCTTCATGGCGCTGTTCCCGGGCAGCCTGCTGGGCGTGGAGTGCGCGTCGATCTTCGCGATCTTCACCAGCCAGGTGTGGAACATGGCCTTCGGCTTCCACCACGCGCTGGTGGCTATCCCCGGCGAGATGCAGGAGGCGGCCACGGTCTCGGGCCTGAACCGCTGGCAGCGGCTGCGCATCGTCGAGCTGCCGTCGGCGGCGCACAGCCTGATCTGGAACGGCATGATGTCCTTCGGCGGCGGCTGGTTCTTCGTCGCCCAGAGCGAGGCCATCAGCGTGATGAACCGCGACATCAAGCTGCCGGGCCTGGGCTCGTACATGGCACTGGCGCTGGAGCGCGGCGACACGCGCGCGGCGCTGTACGCGGTCGCGGCGATGCTGGTGCTGATCCTCGTGAGCGACCAGCTCGTCTGGCGGCCGCTGCTGGCCTGGGCCGAGCGCTTCAAGAACGAGCTGACCGACTCGGGCTCGGCGCCGAGCTCCTGGGTCTACGAGCTGCTGCGCGGCGCCTACGTCTTCACCTGGCTGGACCGGCACCTGCGCCGGCCGCTGGCCGACGTCCTGCTGCGCCTGCACCGGCCGGTGGCCGCCGCCGCGCCGCCGCCGGCCTGGATGCGGCAGGCCGCACGCGCCGTCGGCGTCGTGCTGCTGCTGTGGCTGGCGGTCGAGGCGGTGTCCTGGATCGCGGCCGCGGTGGCCGCGCTGCACGGCGCGCTCGACCGCGCGACGCTGCTGCAGCTGGCCGGCCTGGGCGGGCTGACGGCGCTGCGCGTGACGGCGATGGTGCTCTTCGCCTCGCTGGTGTGGACGCCGGTCGGCGTCTGGATCGGGCTCAAGCCGGCGGTCGCACGTTTCGCCCAGCCGCTGGCGCAGATCGGCGCCTCGTTCCCGGTGAACATGACCTTCCCGTGGGCGGTCGGCTTCTTCGTCGCCCACCAGGTGTCGCTGGACTGGGGCAGCATCGCGCTGCTGGCGATGGGCACGCAGTGGTACATCCTGTTCAACGTCGTCGCCGGGGCCTCGGCGATCCCCAACGACCTAAAGGAAGCCGCGCGCATGTCCGGCCTGCGCGGCTGGGCGCTGTGGCGCACGCTGATCCTGCCGGCGGTGTTCCCGGCCTGGGTGACCGGCGCCTGCACCGCCGCCGGCGGCGCCTGGAACGCGAGCATCGTCGCCGAGCTGGCGAGCTGGGGCGACACGACGCTGCGCGCCCAGGGCCTGGGGGCCTTCATCGCCGACGTCACGCGCCGCGGCGACACGCCGCTGATCGTCGCCAGCATCGCTGTGATGTCCCTGTTCGTCGTCGCCACCAACAAGCTGGTCTGGCGGCCCCTGTACGCCTACGCCGAACGGCGCTTCAAGCTGGAGTGA
- a CDS encoding DUF2145 domain-containing protein, with the protein MRSAAAAALLAGVACGAQAGLPGLCDRPATLSAAQQHRLLQLAALIRRELQASDASAALIARSGTDLGRFGIRYSHAALALHDNPLSPWAVRQLYYACDEARPRLFDQGLAGFVSGTDDAERGFVSVLLLPPEDGRAVQAAALDKRRALRLLGAAYSANAYAWATTYQNCNQWVAELLADAWQPLADGPAPRAGAQAWLRAQGYEPTAVAVGSHALVFAAQLVPYVHAGDHPLADLQALTMRVSLPASIEAFVQRRLPGAQRLEFCHAGGRAVVRRGGPPLPADCSAGPGDELVALDD; encoded by the coding sequence ATGCGCAGCGCCGCCGCGGCGGCGCTGCTGGCCGGCGTCGCCTGCGGCGCCCAGGCCGGGCTGCCCGGCTTGTGCGACCGGCCGGCGACGCTCAGCGCCGCGCAGCAGCACCGGCTGCTGCAGCTGGCGGCGCTGATCCGGCGCGAACTCCAGGCCAGCGACGCCAGCGCGGCGCTGATCGCCCGCTCGGGCACCGACCTCGGCCGCTTCGGCATCCGCTACTCGCACGCCGCGCTGGCGCTGCACGACAACCCGCTGTCGCCCTGGGCCGTGCGCCAGCTCTATTACGCCTGCGACGAGGCGCGGCCGCGGCTCTTCGACCAGGGTCTGGCCGGGTTCGTCTCCGGCACCGACGACGCCGAACGCGGTTTCGTCTCGGTGCTGCTGCTGCCGCCCGAGGACGGCCGCGCCGTGCAGGCGGCGGCGCTGGACAAGCGGCGCGCGCTGCGCCTGCTGGGCGCCGCCTACAGCGCCAACGCCTACGCCTGGGCGACGACGTACCAGAACTGCAACCAGTGGGTCGCCGAGCTGCTGGCCGACGCCTGGCAGCCGTTGGCCGATGGCCCGGCGCCGCGCGCCGGGGCCCAGGCCTGGCTGCGTGCGCAGGGCTACGAGCCGACAGCGGTCGCGGTCGGTTCGCACGCGCTGGTCTTCGCCGCCCAGCTCGTGCCTTACGTGCACGCCGGCGACCACCCGCTGGCCGACCTACAGGCGCTGACGATGCGTGTCAGCCTGCCGGCCTCGATCGAGGCCTTCGTGCAGCGCCGCCTGCCGGGCGCGCAGCGGCTGGAGTTCTGCCACGCCGGCGGCCGGGCGGTCGTGCGCCGCGGCGGCCCGCCGCTGCCGGCCGACTGCAGCGCCGGGCCGGGCGACGAACTGGTGGCGCTGGACGACTGA
- the phnX gene encoding phosphonoacetaldehyde hydrolase: MQHTLEAVILDWAGTVVDFGSFAPTQIFVDAFKAAYDFDITLAEARRPMGLGKWQHIEALGRDPEIAARWQSRFGTAMRREDVEHLYQTFIPLQVERVGQHGELIPGALDAVQALRARGLKIGSTTGYPRAVMQRLMEVVAAQGYVPDCTVCADDLRAGARPGPWMALANVLELGLGSVAHCVKADDTLPGLLEGRNAGMWTVGLALSGSPCGWTLDEYLAASEAERELACRRVAAEFAPARPHYVIDTIAALPAVAEDIERRLAAGERP; this comes from the coding sequence ATGCAGCACACCCTCGAAGCCGTGATCCTCGACTGGGCCGGCACCGTCGTCGACTTCGGCTCCTTCGCGCCGACCCAGATCTTCGTCGACGCCTTCAAGGCGGCCTACGACTTCGACATCACGCTGGCCGAAGCGCGCCGGCCGATGGGCCTGGGCAAGTGGCAGCACATCGAGGCCCTGGGCCGCGACCCCGAGATCGCCGCACGCTGGCAATCGCGTTTCGGCACAGCGATGCGGCGCGAGGATGTCGAGCACCTGTACCAGACCTTCATCCCGCTGCAGGTCGAACGTGTCGGCCAGCACGGCGAGCTGATCCCGGGTGCGCTGGACGCCGTGCAGGCGCTCCGCGCGCGCGGCCTGAAGATCGGCTCGACGACCGGCTACCCGCGGGCGGTGATGCAGCGCCTGATGGAGGTGGTGGCGGCGCAGGGCTACGTGCCCGACTGCACCGTCTGCGCCGACGACCTGCGCGCCGGCGCGCGCCCGGGCCCGTGGATGGCGCTGGCCAACGTGCTCGAACTGGGCCTCGGCTCGGTGGCGCACTGCGTGAAGGCGGACGACACGCTGCCGGGCCTGCTGGAAGGCCGCAACGCCGGCATGTGGACCGTCGGCCTGGCGCTGTCGGGCAGCCCCTGCGGCTGGACGCTGGACGAGTACCTCGCCGCCAGCGAAGCCGAGCGCGAACTGGCGTGCCGCCGCGTCGCCGCCGAGTTCGCGCCGGCGCGGCCGCATTACGTCATCGACACGATCGCGGCGCTGCCGGCGGTGGCCGAGGACATCGAGCGCCGTCTGGCCGCCGGCGAGCGGCCCTGA
- a CDS encoding NAD(P)/FAD-dependent oxidoreductase translates to MAERDVLVVGAGVFGAAVACELARHGWGPRVRVLERLQPAAGATARAAALVTAVRDDPGQIALARQTLATIATLQAEGEALGWHASGALHVAPAALRPLLEARAAIGAANGVASRWLPHEAALALAPWLDPRAFEHALFFPDDGWLDPHSLASAVLRVAVRHGVRIETAEVRRLVVDGSRVRGVETADGFVGADMVVLATGAWANVLSAPAGLPLPLAPVRSQYWISTPAPCFPREGAIVLMPAIRAYARPELGGLLFGVREPRPAVVDARRLPADLGGFAFEPEDAEGWQTLAAAAEDLGRHLPVLPTLGIAHAVSGPSAYTPDGQLVVGTAPGLAGLVVAAGCNGSGITFSGGVGRLVGELVRGAAPFVDPAPAAPGRLGDFDPQAPDFLAACAAARSRKTSG, encoded by the coding sequence ATGGCCGAACGCGACGTGCTCGTCGTCGGCGCCGGCGTCTTCGGCGCCGCGGTGGCCTGTGAGCTGGCGCGCCACGGCTGGGGGCCGCGCGTGCGTGTGCTCGAACGGCTGCAGCCGGCCGCCGGTGCCACCGCGCGCGCGGCGGCGCTGGTCACCGCGGTGCGCGACGACCCGGGCCAGATCGCGCTGGCGCGCCAGACGCTGGCGACGATCGCCACGCTGCAGGCCGAGGGCGAGGCGCTGGGCTGGCACGCCTCGGGCGCGCTGCACGTCGCGCCGGCGGCGCTGCGGCCGCTGCTCGAAGCACGCGCGGCGATCGGCGCCGCCAACGGCGTCGCCTCGCGTTGGCTCCCGCACGAGGCGGCGCTGGCGCTCGCGCCCTGGCTCGACCCGCGCGCTTTCGAGCACGCGCTGTTTTTCCCCGACGACGGCTGGCTGGACCCGCATTCGCTCGCCAGCGCCGTTCTGCGGGTCGCCGTGCGCCACGGCGTGCGCATCGAGACCGCCGAGGTGCGGCGCCTCGTCGTCGACGGCAGCCGCGTGCGCGGCGTCGAGACCGCCGACGGGTTTGTCGGCGCGGACATGGTGGTGCTCGCCACCGGCGCCTGGGCCAATGTGCTGAGCGCGCCGGCCGGCCTGCCGCTGCCGCTGGCGCCGGTGCGCAGCCAGTACTGGATCAGCACGCCGGCGCCGTGTTTCCCGCGCGAGGGCGCGATCGTGCTGATGCCGGCGATCCGGGCCTACGCCCGGCCCGAGCTCGGCGGCCTGCTGTTCGGCGTGCGCGAGCCGCGCCCGGCGGTCGTCGACGCGCGCCGCCTGCCGGCCGACCTGGGCGGCTTCGCCTTCGAGCCCGAGGACGCCGAAGGCTGGCAGACGCTGGCCGCCGCGGCCGAGGACCTGGGCCGCCACCTGCCGGTGCTGCCGACGCTGGGCATCGCGCACGCCGTCAGCGGGCCCAGCGCCTACACGCCCGACGGCCAGCTCGTCGTCGGCACGGCGCCGGGCCTGGCCGGGCTGGTGGTCGCCGCCGGCTGCAACGGCTCGGGCATCACGTTCTCGGGCGGGGTGGGGCGGCTGGTCGGCGAACTCGTGCGCGGCGCCGCGCCCTTCGTCGACCCGGCGCCGGCCGCGCCCGGCCGCCTCGGCGACTTCGACCCGCAGGCCCCCGACTTTCTCGCCGCCTGCGCCGCCGCGCGCTCGCGCAAGACCTCCGGCTGA
- a CDS encoding 2-aminoethylphosphonate--pyruvate transaminase: protein MPLIDRDPLLLTPGPLSTSLRTKQAMLHDRGSWDEAFNRITAEVCRRLVDIVHAGETHVAVPMQGSGTFAVEAALGTLVPRDGKVLVPNHGAYCARILRILATIGRAAVELTVPEDQPMSPAAIAAALDADPGLSHVAVVHCETGTGILNPLEDIARVVAERGRALIVDAMSSYAAVAIDARTTPFDALVAASGKGLEGVPGMGFVIASRTALEASAGRCHSLALDLHDQWRYLQRTTQWRFTPPTHVVAALAEALRQFDEEGGVAARGARYAANGRRLVDGLGALGLQPFLRPEVQSPVIVTFHAPRHPAWDFDTFYRGVRERGYILYPGKLTRVETFRVGCIGALAPADVDGVVDAVARTLRTMGIPTPR, encoded by the coding sequence ATGCCCCTGATCGACCGTGACCCGCTGCTGCTGACCCCCGGCCCGCTGAGCACCTCGCTGCGCACCAAGCAGGCGATGCTGCACGACCGCGGCTCCTGGGACGAAGCCTTCAACCGCATCACCGCCGAGGTCTGCCGCCGCCTCGTCGACATCGTGCACGCCGGCGAGACCCACGTCGCGGTGCCGATGCAGGGCAGCGGCACCTTCGCCGTCGAGGCCGCGCTGGGCACGCTGGTGCCGCGCGACGGCAAGGTTCTGGTGCCCAACCACGGCGCCTACTGCGCGCGCATCCTGCGCATCCTGGCGACCATCGGCCGCGCCGCGGTCGAGCTGACGGTGCCCGAGGACCAGCCGATGTCGCCGGCGGCGATCGCCGCCGCGCTCGACGCCGACCCCGGCCTCAGCCACGTCGCCGTCGTGCACTGCGAGACCGGCACCGGCATCCTGAACCCGCTCGAGGACATCGCGCGGGTCGTCGCCGAACGCGGCCGGGCGCTGATCGTCGACGCGATGAGCTCCTACGCCGCGGTGGCCATCGACGCGCGCACGACGCCCTTCGACGCCCTCGTCGCGGCCTCGGGCAAGGGCCTGGAAGGCGTGCCCGGCATGGGCTTCGTCATCGCCAGTCGCACGGCGCTGGAGGCCAGCGCCGGCCGCTGCCATTCGCTGGCGCTGGACCTGCACGACCAGTGGCGCTATCTGCAGCGCACGACGCAGTGGCGCTTCACGCCGCCGACCCACGTCGTCGCCGCGCTGGCCGAGGCGCTGCGCCAGTTCGACGAAGAAGGCGGCGTCGCCGCCCGCGGCGCGCGTTACGCCGCCAACGGTCGCCGCCTCGTCGACGGCCTGGGCGCGCTGGGCCTGCAGCCCTTTCTGCGGCCCGAAGTGCAGTCGCCGGTGATCGTCACCTTCCACGCACCGCGCCACCCGGCCTGGGACTTCGACACCTTCTACCGCGGCGTGCGCGAGCGCGGCTACATCCTCTATCCGGGCAAGCTGACGCGGGTCGAGACTTTCCGCGTCGGCTGCATCGGCGCGCTGGCGCCGGCCGACGTCGACGGCGTCGTCGACGCGGTGGCGCGCACGCTGCGCACGATGGGCATCCCGACGCCGCGCTGA